One region of Fragaria vesca subsp. vesca linkage group LG4, FraVesHawaii_1.0, whole genome shotgun sequence genomic DNA includes:
- the LOC101298017 gene encoding uncharacterized protein LOC101298017 has product MGSSNFENEGILKSTSDSPPTHYTVKTELFSMVTELFTQDGYESSQFEAGGYKWKLVLYPKGNKKRNVRDHISLYLVIAETNSLPTGWEVNVDFRLFLFDQNKRVYSVFEDAFAKGKCFNGAVLDAVGFDRFIPIKDFTDASNGYLVDDTCVYGAEVFVCKERRTGKGECLRKIRTASVYKHVWKLDNFKKLDAEHYYSESFNTGGYEWKIKLYPKGIADGKGSHLSMFLTLANPQTLPSGSRIFADFTLRILDQIQIHSTHHSLSGTNGRIFSALNKSWGYNKFITVEMFRKKENGFLLKDSCIVEAEVTVRAITGVL; this is encoded by the exons ATGGGCAGCAGTAACTTTGAAAACGAAG GAATATTGAAATCAACTTCAGATTCACCGCCGACTCACTATACTGTAAAAACAGAGTTATTTTCGATGGTAACCGAACTTTTTACACAAGATGGATATGAATCATCACAGTTTGAAGCTGGAGGATACAAATG GAAACTGGTGTTGTACCCAAAGGGAAACAAGAAGAGGAATGTGAGAGACCACATCTCTCTCTACTTGGTCATAGCTGAAACAAATTCACTTCCAACTGGTTGGGAGGTAAATGTTGATTTCAGATTGTTTTTGTTCGATCAGAATAAGAGAGTCTACTCGGTTTTTGAAG ATGCTTTTGCTAAGGGGAAGTGCTTCAACGGTGCTGTGCTTGATGCGGTTGGTTTTGATAGATTTATCCCCATTAAAGACTTTACTGATGCCTCCAATGGATATCTTGTTGATGATACATGTGTGTATGGAGCTGAGGTCTTCGTTTGTAAAGAAAGGAGAACAGGGAAGGGAGAGTGTCTAAGAAAGATAAGAACTGCTTCAGTGTACAAACATGTCTGGAAGCTTGACAACTTCAAAAAATTAGATGCTGAACACTATTATTCAGAATCCTTTAATACTGGAGGCTATGAATG GAAGATAAAGCTCTATCCCAAGGGAATTGCTGATGGAAAGGGTAGTCATCTCTCTATGTTTCTCACATTGGCTAATCCTCAGACCCTTCCTTCTGGATCTCGAATATTTGCAGATTTTACATTGCGCATCCTAGATCAAATTCAAATTCATTCCACGCATCACTCACTAAGTG GTACTAATGGTAGGATCTTCAGTGCCTTGAATAAGAGTTGGGGTTATAATAAATTCATCACGGTGGAAATGTTCAGGAAGAAAGAAAATGGTTTTTTGTTGAAAGACAGTTGCATAGTGGAGGCAGAGGTCACTGTTCGTGCAATTACTGGAGTTCTGTAG
- the LOC101298600 gene encoding uncharacterized protein LOC101298600, producing the protein MRPLSKPLTIINFTLLLSLLPTLTLSQCRDSCGDISINYPFGLDDGCGAPQFRRMLNCSTDLFFLTPSGSYKVESINYDKKTIVVYDPAMSTCSILQPHHDFLMTDIQSALIPPTSDTVFALLNCSIDSPVLNHYSYLCFNFSSHSCDELYGSCNAFRVFHMMANTTSPPCCFTSYDTVKFMSMNVLDCTHYTTVTNTDGLSGIGPQDWVYGIKMSFAVPDSGCDRCAASGGTCGFDTETEGQLCLCSSSSNYTRECGLGSVTAGVNCATSSVGFQAFFVIVLIYKLFNSVALFF; encoded by the exons ATGAGGCCTCTCTCTAAACCACTCACCATCATCAACTTCACACTCCTCCTCTCACTTCTCCCTACCCTAACCCTCTCCCAATGCCGCGACTCCTGCGGCGACATCTCCATAAACTACCCTTTTGGCCTCGACGACGGCTGCGGTGCCCCGCAGTTCCGCCGCATGCTCAACTGCTCCACCGACCTCTTCTTCCTCACTCCCTCCGGCTCCTACAAAGTCGAGTCCATCAACTACGACAAGAAAACCATCGTCGTTTACGACCCCGCCATGTCCACCTGCTCCATCCTCCAGCCGCACCACGACTTCCTCATGACGGACATCCAGTCAGCCCTAATCCCTCCGACCTCCGACACCGTCTTTGCCCTCCTCAACTGCTCTATTGACTCCCCTGTCCTCAACCACTACAGCTACCTCTGCTTCAACTTCTCCTCTCACTCATGCGACGAGCTCTACGGCTCGTGCAACGCTTTTAGGGTTTTCCACATGATGGCCAACACTACTTCGCCGCCGTGCTGCTTTACGAGTTACGACACCGTTAAGTTCATGAGCATGAATGTCTTGGACTGCACGCATTACACGACGGTGACGAACACGGACGGGTTGAGTGGGATTGGGCCGCAGGATTGGGTTTATGGGATCAAGATGAGCTTCGCCGTGCCGGATTCCGGTTGCGACAGGTGTGCGGCGTCGGGTGGGACGTGCGGGTTTGATACCGAGACTGAAGGGCAGCTGTGTCTCTGCTCTAGTTCGTCGAATTATACTAGAGAATGTG GTTTAGGCAGTGTGACGGCGGGAGTGAACTGTGCAACCAGCAGCGTAGGCTTCCAGGCATTCTTTGTGATCGTGTTGATCTATAAGTTATTCAACAGTGTAGCACTTTTTTTTTAG
- the LOC101291715 gene encoding 1-Cys peroxiredoxin-like, with the protein MPGLTIGDIIPNLEAETTQGKIKLHDYIGNSWAIVFSHPGDFTPVCTTELAKMAEYSKVFKEKGVKLIGLSCDDVSSHNEWIKDIEAYSAGCKVDYPIIADTKREIMKQLNMVDPEEKDSSGNSLPSRALHIVGPDKKVVLSFLYPSTTGRNMDEVVRVLESLQKAKHHKIATPANWKPGDDVVISPTVSQEEAQKMFPQGNKTKDLPSQKGYLRFTNV; encoded by the exons ATGCCTGGGCTAACCATTGGAGACATTATCCCCAACCTCGAAGCTGAAACCACCCAAGGAAAGATCAAGCTCCATGACTACATCGGGAACAGCTGGGCCATCGTTTTCTCTCACCCCG GTGATTTCACGCCGGTCTGCACCACGGAGCTTGCGAAGATGGCCGAGTACTCCAAGGTGTTCAAGGAGAAAGGAGTCAAGCTGATCGGTTTGTCCTGCGACGACGTCTCGTCTCATAACGAGTGGATCAAGGACATTGAAGCCTACAGT GCCGGGTGCAAGGTGGACTATCCGATCATCGCCGATACCAAGAGAGAGATCATGAAGCAACTCAACATGGTGGATCCCGAAGAGAAAGACTCCTCCGGAAACAGCCTACCTTCCCGCGCTCTCCATATAGTCGGCCCTGACAAGAAG GTGGTGTTGAGCTTTCTGTATCCGTCGACCACTGGCCGGAACATGGATGAGGTGGTGAGGGTGTTGGAGTCGCTGCAAAAGGCGAAGCATCACAAAATTGCTACTCCGGCGAACTGGAAGCCTGGAGATGATGTTGTGATATCTCCTACTGTGTCGCAGGAGGAGGCCCAGAAGATGTTCCCTCAGGGCAACAAGACCAAGGACCTTCCTTCCCAGAAAGGGTACCTGCGCTTTACAAATGTTTGA
- the LOC101292009 gene encoding uncharacterized protein LOC101292009, translating to MISLVCEFLMCEICFGGFGWQFRVIVVAEFVKQNWWPELVPDLRAALENSNLISGANSQWNTINALRVLHALVRPFQYFLEATVSKEPVPPQLELIAKDILVPLLTLFHQIVQKALGTPGMTDMETENLLLIVCKCMYFTVRSHMPSALVPLLPSFCHDLIGIVDSLSFDCVVTPENGYQMRLKTGKRSLRIFCTLITRHRKYSDRLMLDMIKCALNIVKYSKNISKIDFLSERVLSLSFDVISHILETGPGWRLVSPHFSYLLDSAIFPALVMNEKDISEWEEDAEEYIRKNLPSDLEEISGWRDDLFTARKSAINLLGVISMSKGPQMGTSSNASSASSKRKKGEKKKQNNQTCSVGELVVLPFLSKFPIPSDANPSQTRITNDYFGVLMAYAGLLDFLREREPTYAATLVQSRLLPLYNLSVCPPLVATANWVLGELASCLPEDMSADVYSSLLKALAMPDSRDTSCYPVRVSAAAAIVTLLDNDYTPPEWLPLLQVVIGRIGCNEEENSILFQLLSSVVQAGNENVAVHIPYIISSLVVEISKCMPLDLEPWPQMVESGFAALAVMAQIWENDMSEDLEENESNHNFLLGQATIGRAFSDLLQRAWLAPMHRSDQEDNTLPPPSCLDSASTLLRSIMLSVTGSNVILELKVPELLLVWADLIADWHAWEESEDMSVFECIKEVVNLHNKYGLQNFIVGQMPSPPAPPVPKHSVIEGIGTFISEATLQYPSATWRACSCIHLLLHVSSYSSETESVKQSLAAAFCQATYSHFREVKSKPGSLWKPLLLALSSCYLCCPEVVESTLEKDGDGGLETWVAALGMISTNSFKPGLSRESEIKLIAMALAKVVERLLILGKPGSLLRECFTSLMEASARFNEVEEDNDEDEVDIIDEDEDGEIEDDDDDEDSEDDEHEETEEEFLNRYAEAALALENGSVIEEGDIEDEDQEMDFEKGAYFSLLKSCLEEIDLQEAVTSLLQKYHPILIEQQEAYPPELISRFVESIPQCKIFFQHYSR from the exons ATGATTAGTTTGGTTTGTGAGTTTTTGATGTGTGAGATTTGTTTTGGTGGCTTTGGGTGGCAGTTTCGGGTTATTGTTGTTGCGGAGTTTGTTAAGCAGAATTGGTGGCCTGAACTTGTTCCTGATCTGCGAGCCGCTCTTGAGAATAGTAACCTTATTAGTGGCGCAAATTCACAATGGAACACGATTAATGCCCTTAGAGTTCTTCACGCACTTGTTAGACCTTTTCAG TATTTTTTGGAGGCTACAGTTTCTAAAGAGCCAGTACCGCCACAGCTTGAGCTAATTGCAAAGGATATTCTTGTGCCTTTGTTAACATTATTCCATCAAATTGTCCAAAAG GCATTGGGTACTCCTGGCATGACAGACATGGAAACAGAAAATTTGCTTCTGATTGTCTGCAAATGCATGTATTTCACT GTGAGGTCGCATATGCCATCTGCTTTAGTGCCTCTTCTACCTTCGTTTTGTCACGATCTAATTGGCATTGTTGATTCTTTGAGCTTCGACTGCGTGGTAACACCAGAAAATGGGTACCAGATGAGGTTAAAGACTGGAAAAAGAAGTTTGCGCATTTTCTGTACTCTCATTACTCGACACCGAAAGTATTCTGATAG GTTGATGCTAGACATGATAAAATGCGCTCTGAACATAGTCAAATACAGCAAGAATATCAGC AAGATTGACTTTTTATCGGAGAGGGTCCTTTCATTGTCTTTTGATGTGATATCACACATTCTTGAAACAGGGCCT GGATGGAGATTAGTTTCTCCACATTTTTCGTATCTATTGGATTCTGCAATCTTTCCGGCGTTGGTAATGAATGAAAAG GATATCTCAGAGTGGGAAGAAGATGCAGAGGAGTACATACGAAAGAATCTTCCATCTGACCTA GAAGAAATTTCTGGCTGGAGGGATGATCTATTTACTGCCAGAAAAAGTGCTATAAACTTACTCGGTGTTATTTCAATGTCAAAG GGACCTCAAATGGGAACTTCTTCTAATGCCTCATCAGCTTCATCAAAACGCAAAAAGGGTGAAAAGAAGAAGCAAAACAATCAAACTTGTTCAGTTGGAGAACTAGTGGTGCTTCCATTTCTGTCAAAGTTTCCAATTCCTTCTGATGCTAATCCATCCCAAACTAGAATTACGAATGA CTATTTTGGTGTTTTGATGGCATATGCTGGCTTGCTAGAT TTTCTAAGGGAGCGGGAACCTACATATGCAGCTACTTTGGTTCAATCTCGGCTACTACCATTGTATAATTTATCAGTGTGCCCACCGTTGGTTGCCACTGCAAACTGGGTGTTGGGAGAACTAGCATCGTGTCTACCTGAG GACATGAGTGCAGATGTGTATTCCTCGTTGCTGAAGGCATTGGCTATGCCTGATAGCAGGGATACTTCTTGTTATCCAGTGCGGGTATCGGCTGCTGCAGCCATTGTAACACTTCTTGAT AATGACTACACACCACCTGAGTGGCTTCCTCTCCTTCAAGTTGTTATTGGTAGAATTGGCTGTAACGAGGAAGAGAACTCTATTTTATTCCAGCTTCTTAGTTCTGTGGTGCAGGCGGGAAATGAAAATGTTGCAGTCCATATCCCATATATTATTTCATCATTGGTTGTGGAAATCTCAAAATGCATGCCCCTTGATCTGGAGCCATGGCCTCAA ATGGTTGAAAGTGGTTTTGCGGCATTAGCAGTGATGGCTCAAATTTGGGAAAATGATATGTCTGAAGATCTGGAAGAGAATGAATCCAACCATAACTTTCTATTAGGTCAAGCTACTATTGGCAGAGCTTTCTCTGATCTCTTGCAACGGGCTTGGCTTGCACCAATGCATCGATCG GATCAGGAAGATAACACTTTGCCACCTCCATCTTGCCTAGATTCTGCATCAACGTTGCTTCGATCCATCATGCTATCTGTTACTGGAAGTAATGTTATTCTAGAGCTTAAAGTGCCAGAGCTATTATTAGTTTGGGCTGATCTCATTGCGGACTGGCATGCTTGGGAAGAATCTGAGGACATGTCAGTCTTTGAGTGCATTAAGGAAGTTGTCAATCTACATAATAAGTATGGGCTGCAGAATTTTATTGTAGGACAGATGCCATCTCCTCCAGCTCCACCTGTTCCCAAGCATTCTGTGATAGAAGGTATTGGTACTTTTATAAGCGAGGCCACTTTACAATATCCATCTGCAACATGGAGGGCTTGCTCTTGTATCCATTTGCTGCTACATGTCTCAAGTTACTCATCTGAGACAGAAAGCGTGAAGCAGTCATTAGCAGCAGCATTTTGTCAGGCGACATATTCCCATTTCAGAGAAGTTAAAAGCAAGCCTGGATCTCTGTGGAAGCCTTTGTTGCTTGCTTTATCATCATGCTATTTATGCTGTCCTGAAGTTGTAGAGAGTACATTGGAAAAGGATGGAGATGGAGGCTTGGAAACCTGGGTAGCTGCCCTCGGAATGATCTCCACCAACTCTTTCAAACCTGGGCTATCAAGAGAGTCGGAGATAAAGTTGATTG CGATGGCACTGGCAAAAGTGGTTGAGCGACTTCTGATACTCGGAAAGCCTGGTTCTCTGCTTCGAGAATGCTTTACTTCTCTGATGGAAGCATCTGCTCGATTTAATGAAGTTGAGGAAGATAACGATGAAGATGAAGTAGATATAATTGATGAAGATGAAGATGGTGAAATAGAAGATGATGACGATGATGAA GACTCGGAGGACGATGAACATGAAGAAACTGAAGAAGAGTTCCTGAATCGATATGCTGAAGCTGCTCTTGCCTTGGAAAATGGTTCAGTTATTGAAGAGGGGGATATCGAAGATGAAGACCAGGAAATGGATTTTGAGAAAGGTGCATATTTCTCGCTACTGAAAA GCTGCCTAGAAGAAATTGATCTGCAAGAAGCTGTCACTTCACTTCTACAGAAGTACCATCCCATTCTCATAGAACAACAAGAGGCATATCCACCAGAGCTCATTTCAAGATTTGTAGAGTCCATCCCGCAGTGTAAGATTTTCTTTCAGCATTATTCTAGGTGA